ACGGATCGCCCAGGCAGTGTTGCGTCGAGAGAGACGGGATCGGCTCCGCGGGAACGGCACGACGATCGGGCTTCCCGAGTTCGAGATCGGCGAGCCGATCGTCCTGTCCGGGCTCGGAGAACGATTCTCCGGAACGTACTACGTCGAGGGGGTCACCCACACCATCGGGAGTGGGGGATACTCCACCGACTTCGACGTTCGAGAGGCGATGGGTGGGGTGCTCTCGTGAGCGCACCGGGGACACCCACACGAGACGACCACGCCCGCTCGTTCGACGGCGTCTACGTGGCCATCGTCAGGGACAACGCGGATCCACAGGGGCTCGGTCGGGTCCGACTCGAGTACCCCTGGCGGGAGTCGGCCGCGGAGAGTACCTGGGCCCGAATCGCCGTGCCGATGGCGGGCCACGAGCGAGGGACGTACTTCCTGCCCGAGACGGGCGACGAGGTGCTGGTGGCGTTCGAGCGGGGTGACGTCGATTACCCCTACGTCATCGGCGCGCTGTGGAACGGTCAGGACACACCCCCCGCCGCCAACCGGGACGGGAACAACGACATCCGCCGGATCACGTCCCGAAACGGCCACCAGCTGACGTTCGACGACGCGGACGACGGAGGGAAGATCGTCGTCGAGACCGCGGCCGGCCACCGTGTCGTCCTGGACGACCAGAGCGGTGGCGAGACGATCACTATTAAGGACACGGGCGGAAGCGAGATCGAATTCGACGGGACGACCGGCAGTTTATCGATCTCGAGCGGGGGGACGATCACGATCGACGCGTCGATGATGGAACTCAGCAGCGCCGGTAACCTCGACATCGACGCCGGCGGGGTGCTGACGCTGAACGGCTCGCTCATCAAACTCAACTAACGTACCAATGCCACCAGCCGCACGAACCACCGATCCGACCGCCCACGGAGCACCGCTCTCGGGTCCTGGTAGCCCGGACGTCCTCATCGGCGGCCTACCCGCCTACCGAGCGCTGATAGACTTCCACGCCTGTCCGCTGACGACCGGAACCGTCCCGCACGTCGGGGGCGTCGTCCAGCCCGGCAGTGCCACGGTCCTCATCAACAACGTACCAGCCGCCAGACAGGGCGACACTATCGTCGAGAGCGGGCCACCGAACACCGTCGCCGGGGGAGATCCGAGCGTCCTCATCGGGTAGGGAGACAGAGCATGAGGGACTTTCTCGGACGCGGATGGGCGTTTCCGGTCGGGACGGAGAGCAGCGGCGAGATCCGAACGGCTACAGAGGAGACCGACATCGAACAGGCGATCCGGTTGATCCTCTCGACTTCACCGGGCGAACGCGTGATGCGTCCCGACTTCGGGTGTGGTATCCACGGCTACGTGTTCGCGACGATCGACACGACGACGCTCACGTTGATCGGGGACGAGGTTCGAGACGCGCTGGCGGAGTGGGAGCCACGG
This region of Halalkalicoccus sp. CGA53 genomic DNA includes:
- a CDS encoding phage baseplate assembly protein V produces the protein MSAPGTPTRDDHARSFDGVYVAIVRDNADPQGLGRVRLEYPWRESAAESTWARIAVPMAGHERGTYFLPETGDEVLVAFERGDVDYPYVIGALWNGQDTPPAANRDGNNDIRRITSRNGHQLTFDDADDGGKIVVETAAGHRVVLDDQSGGETITIKDTGGSEIEFDGTTGSLSISSGGTITIDASMMELSSAGNLDIDAGGVLTLNGSLIKLN
- a CDS encoding GPW/gp25 family protein, yielding MRDFLGRGWAFPVGTESSGEIRTATEETDIEQAIRLILSTSPGERVMRPDFGCGIHGYVFATIDTTTLTLIGDEVRDALAEWEPRIEVLSVDSDLADAATGRLEIEIRYRVRRTNNEFNLVYPFYLEGA
- a CDS encoding PAAR domain-containing protein, with protein sequence MPPAARTTDPTAHGAPLSGPGSPDVLIGGLPAYRALIDFHACPLTTGTVPHVGGVVQPGSATVLINNVPAARQGDTIVESGPPNTVAGGDPSVLIG